Genomic window (Parcubacteria group bacterium CG10_big_fil_rev_8_21_14_0_10_36_14):
AAAATTTTGTCAAGCCCTCAACTCATAACTTCATAAGTTTTAGTACATAAATCGCAAGTCATATCTATAATTTTTAGTATTTTTTGGTATTTTTTTATAAACCTGTGGATAATTGTGGAAAAATAATTCCTCAAACTTTTATTAAATTCTTTTTTTGCTAATTTTAGCATTTTTTTATCTATTGACAAGTTTTCTATTTTATGGTATTCTTTTAATTGAATATAGTTCACTCTTTTAAATAAAAAAATCCCGTGCACTATACATTTTCTCTCAATTAAGCCTAATTTTTTTTAAAAAACCTCTCTTGTGGATAAAGAGAGGACATTTTTTTGCACGCTCCGTAAAACAGACTAAAGTTTTGGGGCAAACAGCAGGCAGTTGATGAAAATATATTAATTTCGTAAGAAAATAATTAGATTATCTTGCGGAGCGCGGTTAAAAATAAAAAACTCAAAAACAAACCTTTTTAATCTGAAATTGAGGGCAAAGTATGAAAAGAAAATGGTTTTGTTGCAAGGGTTTTAAGCCCAACTCTTATGCAATTCAAACGTATTCCTGTCAAAAACAAGACCAGAAAATATTTTGGCAAGGCCTATGATGCCATTCCTCAGTTTGACTTAATAGAAATACAAAAGACCTCTTATAAGTGGTTTTTGGAAAAGGGAGTTAAAGATCTTTTTAGAGAAATATCTCCAATCCGTGACTTTATCGGGCGCGATTTGGAGCTTTATTTTGATGAATATTATATAGACGAGCCAAAGTTTGATGAAAAGACCGCGATGGCAAAAAATGTTAATTATGAAGCGCCATTAAGAGTCAAGGTCCGTCTTATGAATAGAAGAACGGAAAAAACAGCTGAACAAGAAATTTATTTAGGCGAAATACCTTTGATGACCGATAGAGGAACTTTTATCGTTAACGGCATTGAGCGTGTTGTTGTCTCCCAGCTTATTAGAAGCGCGGGAGCTTTTTTTACTTCAGAATTTGTTCGTGGAAGACGGCACTATGGAGCAAAAATTATTCCAAACCGTGGAGCATGGTTAGAATTTGAAACTGATGCTAATAATGTAATTTGGGTAAAGATAGATAGAAAAAGAAAGGTTGCCGTTACAACTCTTTTGCGTGTTTTCGGCCTTTCAGAAGAAGAGGAAATAAAAAAAGCTTTTGCAGATGTAGACACTCATCCATTAATCAATTTTATAGATTCTACTCTTCTTAAAGATTTGACTAAAAATCAGAATGATGGATATAGAGAAGTATATAAAAGGATTAGACCTGGTGATTTGGCGACCGTAGAAAATGCCAAATCATTAATTGATGCAATGTTTTTTAATTTTGACAGATATGATTTGGGAGAAGTTGGAAGATACAAGTTTAATTTACGTTTTGGTTATGAAACAGATAAAGAAGATATAGCAAAAGAAGAAAACAGAATACTTTCTCAAAACGATCTTATAAATATTGTTAAAGAAATCATTCGTTTGAATATTACTCAAGATGACCCTGATGATATTGATCATCTGGGAAATCGCAGAGTCCGTGCTGTTGGCGAGTTGGTACAAAACAGATTCCGTGTCGGACTTGCCAGAATGGAACGCATTGTCAAAGATAGAATGTCAACATCAGACATTGAAGCATTAGTTCCGGGGCGTCTTGTTAATGCGCGTCCGGTTATTAGCGCGGTTAGAGAATTTTTTATGTCTTCCCAGCTTTCCCAGTTTATGGATCAGACAAATCCTCTTTCAGAGTTGGAACATAAACGTAGATTGTCTGTCATGGGTCCGGGAGGATTGTCGCGCGAACGTGCTGGTTTTGAAGTTCGCGATGTGCATCAGACTCATTATGGAAGAATTTGTCCTATTGCAACTCCAGAAGGTCCGAACATCGGTTTAGTCGGACACTTGGCAAGCTATGCCAGAATAAATGAATATGGATTTTTAGAAACACCTTATAGAAAAATTGATAAATCTGGCGATAAGCCTCGTGTTACAAATGAAATTATATATTTAAACGCTTTTGCTGAGGAAAAAACAATTACCACTCCGGCAACAACTCCAATTGATGAAAATGGATACTTTTTAGTTGAAAAAACAGAGGTTCGCCGTCATGGAGAACCTGATATTGTCGATGTTAATGAAATTGATTATATGGATGTTTCAAGTCGTCAGATTGTTTCTATCTCAACATCGCTTATACCATTTTTAGAACATGATGATGGTAACCGTGCTCTTATGGGAACAAACATGCAACGTCAGGCAGTTCCTATTATCAATCCAGAATCTCCGATAGTTGGAACAGGTGTAGAAGCAAAGGCCGCACAAGATTCAGGTCATGTTATATTAGCGGAAGACGCTGGAACGATTGTTAATGCAGATGGTTCAAGAATTCAAATTTTAGAAGATAAGGGTAATTTAAAAACCTATACTCTCAACAAATTTACTCGTTCAAATCATTCTACTTGCATGAACCAAAAGTTAGTTATAGAAAAAGGACAAAAAGTTAAGAAGGGTGATATTTTGGCGGATGGTCCATCAACCGACAAGGGTGAATTGGCGCTCGGACAAAATGTCTTAGTTTCGTTTTTAGCTTGGGATGGTTATAACTATGAAGATGCGATTATTTTATCGGATCGTATAGTTCAAGGTGATAAATTTACTTCTATCCATATCGAAAATCACACAATCGATGTTCGTGATACTAAGCTTGGTCCGGAAATTATAACAAATGATATCCCAAATGTTTCCGAAGAACTTTTAAAAAATCTTGACGAAGAAGGAATTATCAGAATTGGCGCAGAGGTTTCTTCGGGCGATATCTTAGTTGGAAAAATTACTCCAAAAGGAGAGACAGAGCTTTCTGCTGAAGAAAAACTTTTACGTGCTATTTTTGGAGAAAAAGCACGTGATGTCCGTGATACATCTTTGTCTCTTGAACATGGCGAACACGGAAAAGTTGTTGATATAAAAATCTTTTCACGTGAGGCAGGCGATAAGCTTCCCCCGGGAGTTATAAAATCAATTCAGGTTGCTGTTGCAGACCTTAGAAAAATACAAGTCGGAGATAAGATGTCCGGAAGACATGGAAATAAAGGAGTTGTCTCCAGAGTTGTTTCGGTTGAAGATATGCCTTATTTGGAAGATGGAACTCCGATTGACATAATCCTTTCTCCACTTGGAGTTGTTTCTCGTATGAACATCGGACAGATTTTGGAAACTCATATGGGATTGGCGGCAAACGTTTTAGGATACAAACTTGCAACACCAAATTTTGACGGTATTGAAGAACCGCAGATTGCAGATGCATTGGAAGAAGCCGGCTTTCCTCGAGATGGAAAAGTCCAGCTTTATGATGGAAGAACTGGCGAATCTTTTGATCAGAAGTCAACAGTCGGTTATAAATATTTCTTAAAGTTAAACCACTTAGTTGAAGATAAAATTCATCAACGATCAATTGGTCCATACTCATTAATTACCCAGCAACCACTTGGTGGAAAGGCTCAGTTTGGTGGACAGAGATTTGGAGAAATGGAAGTGTGGGCATTGGAAGCATATGGCGCAGCTCATACTTTGCAAGAAATATTAACTATCAAATCAGATGATGTACCTGGAAGAAGCAAGGCATATGAATCTATCATCAAGGGAGAACCTATAAGAAAACTAAATATTCCAGAATCATTCCACGTTCTTTTACGTGAGTTAAAAGGACTCTGTTTGGATGTTGATTTGATTGATAGTGAAGAAGAAGTTGAAGAACCAAGAATGGAGGAACAAAAGCCGAAAGAAGTAATAATAGAACACAAAGAAATAGATGAAGAAAGCGATGAAAAAAAAGATGCTAATACAGAGCAAGATAAAAGTATTAATGAAAATGAAAAATAATATTTCTTTCAATAAATAAAACAAAAATTATGTCAGAGATCAAAAAGCAAACTACAAGAATCCGCGACTTTCAGGCAATCAAGCTAAAACTTGCTTCGCCTGAAGTAATTAGATCGTGGTCATATGGAGAAGTCACTAAACCAGAGACTATTAATTATAGAACTCAAAAGCCGGAAAAAGGCGGACTTTTTGCAGAAGAGATATTTGGTCCGTCAAAAGACTGGGAGTGTTATTGCGGAAAGTATAAAAAAATTCGCTACAAAGGAATTGTCTGCGATAAATGCGGAGTTGAAGTTACTGTCGCTCTTGTAAGACGTGAGCGAATGGGACACATTGAACTCGCTTCCCCGGTTTCTCATATTTGGTTTTTGCGTGGAGTCCCATCAAAGATAAGTTTAATTTTGGATGTAAGCGTGCAAAATCTGGAAAGAGTGATTTATTTTGCCAGTTTTATAGTAACGAGTGTTGATAATGCCCTGAAGCAAGCAACAATAGAACAGGTTAAAGAAGAATTTAAGCAAAAAAAACGTCAGCTTGAAAATACTTATAAAAAAGAAATGGAAAGCATTGCTAAAGAAGCGGAAGGGGATGCAGGAAAACAAAAAGGATTGGCTGGCAATTTGGGAAAAATGCAAGAAGCGCTTGATTCCAAGGTGAATGATTTGGAACAGGACTTTAATTTAACCATTGCGGAAATAAAGAGCATTACTCCTTTGGCAATTTTGTCTGAAGCGGAATACCATGAGCTTTCATTACGTTATGGACATATCTTTTCTGCCGGAATAGGAGCAGAGTCAATTTATAATCTTTTGAAAAAAGTAAACGTTGAAGAAGAGGTTAAAAAAATTAATGAGGACTTGCTCACCATCCAAGGCGGAAAAAGAGTTAGAGCTATGCGCAGAGTTAAACTTTTACGTTCTTTATTTCTAAATGAAATTAAGCCGGAATGGATGGTTCTTACGGTAGTTCCAATAATTCCTCCTGATTTACGTCCGATGGTTGCATTGGACGGTGGTCGTTTCGCAACTTCAGATTTAAATGATTTATATAGACGCGTTATAAATAGAAACAATCGTTTAAAAAGACTTTATGATCTTAATGCTCCGGAAGTTATCAGTAGAAATGAAAAAAGAATGTTGCAGGAAGCAGTAGATGCTTTGATAGACAACAGTGCAAGACATACAAAAACAGTTGTTGCGGCTACCGGAAAGAAACGCCAATTAAAATCTTTGGCAGATATTTTAAAAGGAAAACAAGGACGTTTTCGTCAGAACTTACTCGGTAAGAGAATTGATTATTCTGGACGTAGCGTAATCGTTGTCGGCCCAAATTTACTTTTGCATCAATGTGGTCTTCCAAAGCGTATGGCATTAGAACTTTTTAGACCATTTATTATCAGCCAACTTATAGCACGTGAAATTGTTCATAATATTAGAAGCGCTAATCGGTTTATTGCTACTAGCGACGCTGTAGTTTGGGATATTTTGGAAGAAGTAACAAAAGAAGCACTGGTACTTTTAAATCGTGCTCCAACCTTGCATCGCTTAGGTATTCAGGCTTTTCAACCGGTTTTGATTGAAGGAAAAGCTATTCAACTTCATCCTTTGGTTTGCACGGCTTTTAATGCTGACTTTGATGGTGACCAGATGGCGGTTCATGTGCCTTTGACAGAAGAAGCAAAAAAAGAAGCTCGTGAGCTTATGCTTGCTTCACATAATCTTTTAAAGCCAGCAACAGGCGACCCTATCGCTAAGCCGGAAAAAGATATTGCTTGGGGTTGTTATTACATGAGTTTAATGATGGAAGACGATGATACGCCAAAAGCTTTTAGTAGCGCAAACGAAGCAAAACTAGCTTACCATCTTAGAAAATTAAGTCCGCGTAAAAAAATAAAAGTAAGAATGAAGTTTGGGAAAAAAGAAGAAATTATAGAAACAACTGTCGGCAGAATTTTGATCAATGAAGTTTTTGAAGGAAAGATGCCGTTTGTAAATGAAGTTATGGATAAAAAGAAGCTCGATGCAATTGTTAAATATTATTTAGAAAATTTTGGAATTCCGGAAACAGCAATATTTTTGGATAAAATAAAAGTTTTCGGATTTTATTATATTACAAAATCCGGATACTCTTGGGGTATGAACGATTTGCCTGAGGTTAAGGGCAAAGGCGTTTTAATTGAGGAAGGCGACAGACAGACAGAAGAAATAAAATCTCAATTTGATGAAGGACTTTTAACTCAAAACGAAAAACATAGCAAAATTATTGAGCTTTGGACAAAAATAAAAGACGATATCAGTACGATGTCAAAAAAATCATTAGATCCTAACGGACCGGTGGCCAGTATGATTAATGCAGGCGCCAGAGGTTCTTGGGGGCAACTAACTCAGATGATGGGTATGAAAGGTTTGTTAGCCAATCCTTCAGGAGAGATTATGGAGCTTCCGGTTAAAAAAAGTTTTAAAGAAGGATTATCGGTTTTGGAATACTTTATTTCTACTCATGGTTCTAGAAAAGGTTTGGCAGATACTGCCCTTCGTACGGCAAATGCCGGATATCTTACCCGTCGTTTGGTTGATGTTGCCCAAGACGTAGTTATTCACCAAGAAGACTGTGGAGACACAGAAGGGGCTATGCTTTCCAGAGAACAAGGTGAGATAATTGGCGAGCCACTTGCAAAGCGTGCTTATGGTAGAGTTTTATTGTCTGATATGAAAAATCCAAAAACCGGAAAGGTTATATTAAAAGCAGGTGAAACAATTGACGAAGAAGGCGCCAGACAAATAGAAAAACTTGAAATTGATAATCTTCATGTTAGAAGTGTTTTGCATTGTCA
Coding sequences:
- the rpoB gene encoding DNA-directed RNA polymerase subunit beta, which codes for MQFKRIPVKNKTRKYFGKAYDAIPQFDLIEIQKTSYKWFLEKGVKDLFREISPIRDFIGRDLELYFDEYYIDEPKFDEKTAMAKNVNYEAPLRVKVRLMNRRTEKTAEQEIYLGEIPLMTDRGTFIVNGIERVVVSQLIRSAGAFFTSEFVRGRRHYGAKIIPNRGAWLEFETDANNVIWVKIDRKRKVAVTTLLRVFGLSEEEEIKKAFADVDTHPLINFIDSTLLKDLTKNQNDGYREVYKRIRPGDLATVENAKSLIDAMFFNFDRYDLGEVGRYKFNLRFGYETDKEDIAKEENRILSQNDLINIVKEIIRLNITQDDPDDIDHLGNRRVRAVGELVQNRFRVGLARMERIVKDRMSTSDIEALVPGRLVNARPVISAVREFFMSSQLSQFMDQTNPLSELEHKRRLSVMGPGGLSRERAGFEVRDVHQTHYGRICPIATPEGPNIGLVGHLASYARINEYGFLETPYRKIDKSGDKPRVTNEIIYLNAFAEEKTITTPATTPIDENGYFLVEKTEVRRHGEPDIVDVNEIDYMDVSSRQIVSISTSLIPFLEHDDGNRALMGTNMQRQAVPIINPESPIVGTGVEAKAAQDSGHVILAEDAGTIVNADGSRIQILEDKGNLKTYTLNKFTRSNHSTCMNQKLVIEKGQKVKKGDILADGPSTDKGELALGQNVLVSFLAWDGYNYEDAIILSDRIVQGDKFTSIHIENHTIDVRDTKLGPEIITNDIPNVSEELLKNLDEEGIIRIGAEVSSGDILVGKITPKGETELSAEEKLLRAIFGEKARDVRDTSLSLEHGEHGKVVDIKIFSREAGDKLPPGVIKSIQVAVADLRKIQVGDKMSGRHGNKGVVSRVVSVEDMPYLEDGTPIDIILSPLGVVSRMNIGQILETHMGLAANVLGYKLATPNFDGIEEPQIADALEEAGFPRDGKVQLYDGRTGESFDQKSTVGYKYFLKLNHLVEDKIHQRSIGPYSLITQQPLGGKAQFGGQRFGEMEVWALEAYGAAHTLQEILTIKSDDVPGRSKAYESIIKGEPIRKLNIPESFHVLLRELKGLCLDVDLIDSEEEVEEPRMEEQKPKEVIIEHKEIDEESDEKKDANTEQDKSINENEK
- the rpoC gene encoding DNA-directed RNA polymerase subunit beta'; this encodes MSEIKKQTTRIRDFQAIKLKLASPEVIRSWSYGEVTKPETINYRTQKPEKGGLFAEEIFGPSKDWECYCGKYKKIRYKGIVCDKCGVEVTVALVRRERMGHIELASPVSHIWFLRGVPSKISLILDVSVQNLERVIYFASFIVTSVDNALKQATIEQVKEEFKQKKRQLENTYKKEMESIAKEAEGDAGKQKGLAGNLGKMQEALDSKVNDLEQDFNLTIAEIKSITPLAILSEAEYHELSLRYGHIFSAGIGAESIYNLLKKVNVEEEVKKINEDLLTIQGGKRVRAMRRVKLLRSLFLNEIKPEWMVLTVVPIIPPDLRPMVALDGGRFATSDLNDLYRRVINRNNRLKRLYDLNAPEVISRNEKRMLQEAVDALIDNSARHTKTVVAATGKKRQLKSLADILKGKQGRFRQNLLGKRIDYSGRSVIVVGPNLLLHQCGLPKRMALELFRPFIISQLIAREIVHNIRSANRFIATSDAVVWDILEEVTKEALVLLNRAPTLHRLGIQAFQPVLIEGKAIQLHPLVCTAFNADFDGDQMAVHVPLTEEAKKEARELMLASHNLLKPATGDPIAKPEKDIAWGCYYMSLMMEDDDTPKAFSSANEAKLAYHLRKLSPRKKIKVRMKFGKKEEIIETTVGRILINEVFEGKMPFVNEVMDKKKLDAIVKYYLENFGIPETAIFLDKIKVFGFYYITKSGYSWGMNDLPEVKGKGVLIEEGDRQTEEIKSQFDEGLLTQNEKHSKIIELWTKIKDDISTMSKKSLDPNGPVASMINAGARGSWGQLTQMMGMKGLLANPSGEIMELPVKKSFKEGLSVLEYFISTHGSRKGLADTALRTANAGYLTRRLVDVAQDVVIHQEDCGDTEGAMLSREQGEIIGEPLAKRAYGRVLLSDMKNPKTGKVILKAGETIDEEGARQIEKLEIDNLHVRSVLHCHLRRGICAKCYGNDLAYSRPAKLGAAVGIIAAQSIGEPGTQLTMRTFHTGGAAVGKDITQGLPRVEELFEARPPKQRAFIAEVSGQASVDMAPKETISPEGKVINSVKAGQKSVKIHYLDDESYSYKFTKNDEIKVEDGASIGEGDLLILKSSGDEIRSKTEGNISFDGSKLVITRKVDKAIEYVIPSNYQLIVKDGEFVEAGDALTDGHLDLQSLYKYKGKEAVGQYLLKEVKHIYFSQGQKLNDKHIEIIIRQMFSRVLIVDAGDTNLLPGEVVEMAELLDENERVKKEKGKESTYENLFLGITRISLSTQSFLSAASFQETARVLINAAVTGKVDPLNGLKENVIIGRLIPAGTGFGKGSAKQARD